In Monodelphis domestica isolate mMonDom1 chromosome 4, mMonDom1.pri, whole genome shotgun sequence, one DNA window encodes the following:
- the LOC100030121 gene encoding olfactory receptor 151 yields the protein MAMGNNTIVTEFILLGLTNQTEIKIPLFLLFLGIYLVSMVGNLGLILLIWVSSQLHTPMYYFLSNLSFIDLCYSTVITPKMLENFVSEKNIISYQGCITQFFFFLFFVIAEFYMLTTMAYDRYVAICRPLLYNVTMVPSFCSLLVAGVYTMGGIGAIVHTTCLARLSFCGDNVIHHYFCDVLPLLKLSCSSTVINELLVVFVGGFNLMATTLPILISYIFILLNILRIPSTKGRYKAFSTCGSHLAAVSVFYGSIIFMYYIPTSNSVTQEKVGSVFYTTVIPMLNPLIYSLRNKDVKDALRKVMKGIIFSNST from the coding sequence ATGGCAATGGGAAATAACACCATTGTGACAGAATTTATCCTCTTGGGTTTAACAAATCAAACAGAAATCAAGATACCACTCTTCCTTTTGTTCCTAGGAATCTACCTAGTCTCCATGGTGGGGAACCTTGGATTGATTTTATTAATCTGGGTCAGTTCTCAGCTTCATACTCCCATGTACTATTTCCTCAGTAACTTGTCATTCATAGATCTCTGCTACTCCACTGTCATCACACCCAAAATGCTGGAGAATTTTGTATCAGAGAAGAACATTATCTCCTATCAAGGGTGCATcactcagttttttttcttcctcttctttgtgATTGCTGAATTCTACATGCTGACAACTATGGCCTATGATCGTTATGTTGCCATCTGTAGACCCTTGCTCTATAATGTCACAATGGTGCCATCATTCTGCTCCCTGCTAGTGGCAGGTGTATATACAATGGGGGGCATTGGAGCCATTGTTCATACAACTTGTCTAGCTCGACTGTCCTTCTGTGGGGACAATGTTATCCACCATTACTTCTGTGATGTTCTTCCCCTTCTGAAGCTCTCCTGTTCTAGCACCGTCATCAATGAACTTTTGGTGGTTTTCGTTGGTGGATTTAATTTGATGGCCACAACTCTTCCCATATTGATATCTTACATTTTCATCCTTCTGAATATCCTTCGCATACCATCTACAAAGGGCCGTTATAAAGCTTTCAGTACCTGTGGATCCCATTTAGCAGCTGTTTCTGTTTTTTATGGTTCCATCATCTTCATGTATTATATACCAACTTCCAACAGTGTGACCCAGGAAAAAGTAGGATCAGTGTTTTACACAACAGTGATCCCCATGCTGAATCCCTTGATTTACAGCCTGAGGAACAAGGATGTAAAGGATGCATTGAGGAAAGTCATGAAGGGcataatattttcaaattccaCATAA